In Mustela nigripes isolate SB6536 chromosome 2, MUSNIG.SB6536, whole genome shotgun sequence, a single window of DNA contains:
- the LRRN1 gene encoding leucine-rich repeat neuronal protein 1: MARMSFVLAACQLVLGLLMTSLTGSSLQNNECPQLCVCEIRPWFTPQSTYREATTVDCNDLRLTRIPSNLSSDTQVLLLQSNNIAKTVDELQQLFNLTELDFSQNNFTNIKEVGLTNLTQLTTLHLEENQITEMTDYCLQDLSNLQELYINHNQISTISANAFSGLKNLLRLHLNSNKLKVIDSRWFDSTPNLEILMIGENPVIGILDMNFKPLSNLRSLVLAGMYLTDIPGNALVGLDSLESLSFYDNKLVKVPQLALQKVPNLKFLDLNKNPIHKIQEGDFKNMLRLKELGINNMGELVSVDRYALDNLPELTKLEATNNPKLSYIHRLAFRSVPALESLMLNNNALNAVYQKTVESLPNLREISIHSNPLRCDCVIHWINSNKTNIRFMEPLSMFCAMPPEYRGQQVKEVLIQDSSEQCLPMISHDTFPNHLNMDIGTTVFLDCRAMAEPEPEIYWVTPLGNKITADTLSDKYKLSSEGTLEISNIQIEDSGRYTCVAQNVEGADTRVVTIKVNGTLLDGTQVLKIYVKQTESHSILVSWKVNSNVMTSNLKWSSATMKIDNPHITYTARVPVDVHEYNLTHLQPSTDYEVCLTVSNIHQQTQKSCVNVTTKNAAFALDISDQETSTALAAVMGSMFAVISLASIAVYIAKRFKRKNYHHSLKKYMQKTSSIPLNELYPPLINLWEGDSEKDKDGSADTKPTQVDTSRSYYMW, encoded by the coding sequence ATGGCTAGGATGAGCTTTGTTTTAGCAGCTTGCCAGTTGGTGCTGGGCTTGCTAATGACTTCATTAACTGGGTCTTCCCTACAAAATAATGAGTGTCCACAACTTTGTGTTTGTGAAATTAGGCCCTGGTTCACCCCGCAGTCAACATATAGAGAAGCTACTACTGTTGATTGTAATGATCTCCGCTTAACAAGGATTCCCAGCAACCTTTCTAGTGATACCCAAGTGCTTCTCTTACAGAGCAATAACATCGCAAAGACCGTGGATGAGCTCCAGCAGCTTTTCAACTTGACTGAGCTAGATTTCTCCCAAAAcaactttacaaatattaaggAGGTAGGGCTGACAAACCTAACCCAGCTCACTACTCTACATCTGGAGGAAAATCAGATTACAGAAATGACTGATTACTGTCTGCAAGACCTCAGCAACCTTCAAGAACTCTATATCAACCATAACCAGATTAGCACTATTTCTGCTAATGCTTTTTCAggcttaaaaaatcttttaaggcTTCACTTGAACTCTAATAAATTGAAAGTTATCGATAGCCGCTGGTTTGATTCAACACCCAACCTGGAAATACTCATGATTGGGGAAAACCCCGTGATTGGAATTCTAGATATGAACTTTAAACCCCTCTCAAATTTGAGAAGCCTGGTTTTGGCAGGAATGTATCTCACTGATATTCCTGGAAATGCCTTGGTGGGCTTGGATAGCCTTGAAAGCCTGTCTTTTTATGATAACAAACTGGTCAAGGTTCCTCAGCTTGCTCTGCAAAAAGttccaaatttaaaattcttagacCTCAACAAAAACCCCATTCACAAAATCCAAGAAGGGGATTTCAAAAATATGCTTCGACTGAAAGAACTGGGCATCAACAACATGGGGGAACTTGTTTCTGTGGATCGCTATGCCCTTGATAACTTGCCTGAACTCACAAAGTTAGAAGCTACCAATAACCCCAAATTATCTTATATCCACCGCTTGGCTTTTCGAAGTGTTCCTGCCCTAGAAAGCTTGATGTTGAACAACAATGCCTTGAATGCTGTTTACCAAAAGACAGTAGAATCCCTTCCCAATCTTCGTGAGATTAGTATCCACAGCAATCCTCTGAGGTGTGATTGTGTCATCCACTGGATTAATTCCAACAAGACCAACATCCGATTCATGGAGCCGTTGTCCATGTTCTGTGCCATGCCACCTGAATACAGAGGGCAGCAGGTAAAGGAAGTTTTAATCCAGGATTCAAGTGAACAGTGCCTCCCAATGATATCTCACGACACATTCCCAAATCATTTAAACATGGATATTGGCACAACAGTTTTCCTAGACTGTCGGGCCATGGCTGAGCCAGAACCTGAAATTTACTGGGTCACTCCTCTTGGAAATAAGATAACTGCGGATACACTTTCAGATAAATACAAGCTAAGTAGTGAAGGTACGTTAGAAATATCTAACATACAAATTGAAGACTCAGGAAGATACACTTGTGTTGCCCAGAATGTGGAAGGGGCCGACACACGTGTGGTAACAATTAAGGTTAATGGAACCCTTCTGGATGGTACCCAGGTGCTGAAAATATATGTCAAGCAGACAGAATCTCATTCCATTTTAGTGTCCTGGAAAGTTAATTCTAATGTCATGACATCAAACTTAAAATGGTCTTCTGCCACCATGAAGATTGACAATCCTCACATAACATACACCGCCAGGGTCCCAGTAGATGTTCATGAGTACAACCTAACACATCTGCAGCCTTCCACAGATTATGAAGTATGTCTCACAGTGTCCAATATTCATCAGCAGACTCAAAAGTCGTGTGTCAATGTCACAACTAAAAATGCCGCCTTTGCACTGGACATTTCTGACCAAGAAACCAGTACGGCCCTTGCTGCAGTAATGGGGTCCATGTTTGCCGTCATTAGCCTTGCGTCCATTGCTGTGTACATTGCCAAAAGGTTTAAGAGGAAAAACTACCACCATTCATTAAAAAAGTATATGCAAAAAACTTCTTCAATCCCACTAAATGAGCTGTACCCACCACTCATTAACCTCTGGGAAGGTGACagtgagaaagacaaagatgGTTCTGCAGACACCAAGCCAACCCAGGTTGACACATCCAGAAGCTATTACATGTGGTAA